A genomic stretch from Scheffersomyces stipitis CBS 6054 chromosome 6, complete sequence includes:
- the TNA13 gene encoding Transporter of Nicotinic Acid gives MSISKSQTSQIEIEPVPSKVNIVHVESKVDDYIEVNGAEDHDGLEYYDLPESLQGLTQEELKDLDKKTTRKVDLRLMPMLIYIYILNYLDRNNIAAARLGGLEDDLGLVGSQYQTCISVLFVGYILFQIPSNMLLNKIGKPSLYITSIMTVWGVISTCTGAVQSYQGLLAIRIILGVVESGFFAAALSTLSNWYDKKSLSFRNSILYSGSLMSSAWSGLIAAGILDNMDGVRGLRSWRYLFLIEGAITVASVPFAYFILPDNPSNTKFLSQQEKDIIQWKLRQDVGTNDSDKDSQESTLSGFYLAIKDSKVWLVTLILTFLVAACGVTNFFPSVVQTLNFNKTTTLCLTAPPYCIAVVATFLWARHADKTGERFFHVTIPLVIALVSFIISASTLNTGARYFAMCIMIPSLYCSFTTILSWMSNCCPRPPAKRAVALALMNCISNSTSIWNAYLYPASASPRYLTAFVCNCAFILCAILTAVLLRFRLRTLNKRIASGTMNWSRELGKGNDYSNISPDFRYLY, from the coding sequence ATGTCTATTTCGAAATCACAAACCTcacaaattgaaattgaaccaGTACCTTCCAAGGTAAATATTGTTCATGTTGAAAGCAAAGTTGACGACTACATTGAAGTTAACGGTGCAGAAGATCACGACGGTCTTGAATACTATGATCTCCCTGAATCACTTCAAGGTTTGACccaagaagagttgaaggatTTAGATAAGAAGACAAccagaaaagttgatctAAGATTGATGCCAATGTTGATTTACATCTATATCTTAAACTATTTGGACCGTAATAATATTGCAGCAGCCAGATTGGGTGGCTTGGAAGATGACTTGGGGTTGGTGGGCTCTCAATATCAAACATGTATTTCTGTATTGTTTGTCGGTTACATTTTGTTCCAAATTCCTTCTAatatgttgttgaacaaaattGGAAAGCCTTCCTTATATATTACTTCTATTATGACAGTATGGGGTGTCATCTCCACCTGTACTGGTGCTGTTCAGAGTTATCAAGGTTTACTTGCTATCAGAATTATCTTAGGTGTTGTTGAATCCGGGTTCTTTGCAGCTGCTTTAAGCACTCTTTCTAACTGGTATGACAAGAAGAGTCTCTCCTTCCGTAATTCTATTCTCTACTCTGGTAGTTTGATGAGTAGTGCTTGGAGTGGATTGATTGCTGCTGGAATTTTAGACAACATGGATGGTGTTAGAGGTTTGAGATCCTGGAGATATTTGTTCCTCATTGAAGGTGCTATTACTGTTGCTTCTGTTCCGTTTGCATATTTTATCTTGCCAGACAACCCTTCCAACACTAAATTTTTGagccaacaagaaaaggataTTATTCAGTGGAAATTAAGACAAGATGTAGGAACAAATGATTCTGACAAAGATTCTCAAGAATCTACTTTGAGTGGTTTCTACTTGGCTATTAAGGATTCTAAGGTCTGGTTGGTCACATTGATTCTTACCTTCTTGGTTGCTGCATGTGGTGTCACCAatttctttccttctgtTGTCCAAACCTTaaacttcaacaaaaccaCGACCTTATGTTTAACAGCTCCTCCATACTGTATTGCAGTTGTGGCCACATTCCTTTGGGCAAGACATGCTGATAAAACTGGAGAAAGATTTTTCCACGTTACAATTCCATTGGTGATTGCATTGGTCTCGTTTATCATTTCTGCTTCCACTCTCAATACTGGGGCCCGTTACTTTGCAATGTGTATTATGATTCCATCTTTGTACTGCTCTTTTACAACTATCTTATCCTGGATGTCCAACTGTTGCCCAAGGCCTCCAGCTAAGAGAGCAGTTGCCCTTGCATTGATGAACTGTATCTCAAACTCCACGTCCATCTGGAACGCTTATTTATATCCAGCCTCAGCATCTCCAAGATATTTGACTGCTTTCGTCTGTAATTGTGCCTTCATATTATGTGCTATTCTTACTGCTGTTTTGTTGAGATTCAGATTGAGAACCTTAAACAAAAGAATTGCTTCGGGTACCATGAACTGGAGCAGAGAATTGGGCAAGGGTAATGACTACTCTAACATATCCCCAGATTTCAGATACTTGTACTAG
- the PRP40 gene encoding pre-mRNA processing protein (Splicing component that associates with the yeast U1 small nuclear ribonucleoprotein particle) encodes MSEWEKVTDNEGRVYYYNSKTKETSWTLPQSESSVSSGSKWQEYATDDGRKYYYNESTGETTWEMPQEMEKAEDKRNDEQVASKSTEESQLDLRLASEPIKKSDLVNPPKDDSYPESEAFVEMLRSNKVDSTWSFQAVMSKFIDDPKYWAIPDALERKKLYDEYLVTRFKEDLSNKSLLVETFKKNFVETLKKYEENGRLSRNSRWISVKKLLIAEDNPIFKHSILSDAEIAEIYYEYISRLKKQYEEELSKNKDRALSELESYLTQINPNIVSSTSNWQELLENLKADARFRANKHFNVLSDVDLLEMYETKIYPTIIQKIKSEIDDVQKKNYRSDRKARQKYKALLKTLDINANSNFKDFLYILENDDSFIELCGRNGSTALELFWDIVDEKSQVLKLKMYLVESVLLDLKKEDSTLTKSKILSSENNFIEFLSNSSDQRIENLDIDLNDANETEVLYGALKREFEAQQEKRRVRF; translated from the exons ATGTCAGAGTGGGAGAAAGTGACTGACAACGAAGGTAGAGTATATTACTACAATTCCAAAACGAAGGAAACAAGTTGGACCCTCCCCCAATCAGAATCTTCAGTTTCCAGTGGTTCCAAATGGCAGGAATATGCTACCGATGATGGAAGAAAATATTACTATAACGAGTCCACAGGCGAGACTACGTGGGAGATGCCGCAGGAAATGGAGAAAGCTGAAGATAAAAGAAAC GACGAACAAGTTGCTTCGAAATCAACTGAAGAGAGCCAATTAGATCTTCGACTAGCTTCAGAACCAATCAAAAAGTCAGACTTGGTAAACCCACCAAAGGATGATTCATATCCCGAATCAGAGGCATTTGTGGAGATGCTTCGTTCTAATAAGGTTGATTCGACTTGGTCTTTTCAAGCAGTAATGTCGAAGTTTATTGATGACCCCAAGTATTGGGCCATTCCTGATGCATTGGAGCGGAAGAAATTATACGACGAATATCTTGTGACGAGATTCAAAGAAGATTTATCCAACAAGAGTTTATTGGTGGAGACATTCAAAAAGAACTTTGTCGAAACTCTAAAGAAAtacgaagaaaatggtAGACTTCTGCGGAATAGTAGATGGATCTCAGTAAAAAAGTTACTTATCGCTGAAGACAATCCAATCTTCAAGCATTCCATTTTGTCAGATGCTGAGATAGCGGAAATATATTATGAATATATCTCCAGACTTAAGAAGcaatatgaagaagaattgtcGAAAAACAAGGATCGTGCATTATCTGAACTTGAATCATACCTTACCCAAATTAATCCCAACATAGTATCTAGCACAAGTAATTGGCAGGAATTACTTGAAAACCTCAAGGCAGATGCCAGGTTCAGGGCTAACAAGCATTTCAATGTACTCAGTGACGTAGATTTACTTGAAATGTATGAGACAAAGATATACCCGACTATCATACAAAAAATTAAGAGCGAGATTGATGACGttcagaaaaagaattacCGATCAGACAGGAAGGCAAGACAAAAGTACAAGGCATTATTGAAGACACTCGATATCAATGCAAATTCTAACTTCAAAGACTTTCTCTACATTCTTGAGAATGATGATTCATTTATAGAGCtttgtggaagaaatggGTCTACAGCACTCGAGCTCTTTTGGGACATCGTCGATGAGAAATCGCaagtcttgaaattgaaaatgtacTTAGTGGAATCTGTTTTGCTcgatttgaagaaggaagactCTACTTTAACAAAGTCCAAGATACTACTGTCAGAGAATAATTTCATAGAATTTTTGTCCAATTCTAGTGACCAGAGAATCGAGAATCTAGACATTGACCTTAATGATGCTAATGAAACAGAGGTATTGTATGGGGCATTGAAAAGAGAGTTTGAAgctcaacaagaaaagagacGCGTTCGCTTC
- the ARC19 gene encoding Arp complex subunit (go_component cytoskeleton~go_process actin filament polymerization), whose product QSQSLKPYLTAVRSSLTAAICLEDFSSQLVERHNRPEIEVDNTHNPELILNPMVIARNENEKILIEPSINSVRVSIKIKQADEIEQILVHKFTRFLTSRAENFFILRRVPIKGYDISFLITNFHTEQMLKDKLVDFIIEFMEDVDKEISEMKLFLNARARVIAESFLTPFD is encoded by the coding sequence CAGTCACAATCATTGAAGCCATACTTAACAGCAGTCAGATCGTCATTGACTGCTGCGATATGTTTAGAAGACTTCTCGTCCCAGTTGGTCGAAAGACATAACAGACCGGAAATAGAAGTAGATAACACCCACAACCCAGAATTGATATTAAACCCCATGGTGATTGCCAGAAacgaaaacgaaaagatCCTCATCGAACCATCCATCAACTCCGTGAGAGTATCTATCAAAATCAAGCAGGCTGATGAAATAGAACAAATCTTGGTTCACAAGTTCACCCGGTTTTTAACCTCGAGAGCTGagaatttcttcatattgAGAAGAGTACCAATAAAGGGCTACGACATCTCATTTTTGATCACCAATTTTCACACAGAACAGATGTTGAAAGACAAGCtcgttgatttcatcaTTGAGTTCATGGAGGATGTTGACAAAGAAATCAGTGAGATGAAGTTATTCTTGAATGCTAGAGCAAGAGTCATTGCCGAATCATTCTTGACTCCATTTGACTGA
- the DAL81 gene encoding Fungal specific transcription factor (transcriptional activator for allantoin and GABA catabolic genes~go_component nucleus~go_function transcription factor activity; zinc ion binding; DNA binding~go_process regulation of transcription, DNA-dependent; transcription) gives NNNTGNNNKNSSNLASLDEQYASTKPSDFDHSPNNYLDSNWASSLLMDPGSDILYNFDLPHNNNTNNNTTTASTNSIIHNIQFQNNIHSGAIPSSSGRDFSVNRVGASFQAQSQSQTISSSASTPTTAVSKPTKQRRPCDNCRRRKTKCVLLPDTNNCVQCESKSLQCTYTSSAIKRKPTDIDDGPSKRKMDVKGANDITNPNLSLLQGDQSIIVAPNVPIRDVAPVQDYSVMNNSLLKKTLSLQFPRSSFYVGPTSYLYDINLLNLIIDSQNNANNSGDSPSRGPSPNSSSVGKIGQINLNSAISLRKVSDKAQFVLKDDQSPQSYQTMSNDVDTIEKFIAPHGQILIDLYFRIIHPSYPILHKKVFLEKYSRTHREFSAPLLAAVYVLAIQWWDYDPQLNKFPKPNVEMILKIGLNNYFLEILKRPKLSAVQAGLLLLQCKHIIQSKKLSNNNVGTGPNASVGPSAIGDTDYSEWVLCSQVVALAEELGLGLDCNNWKLPKWERGLRKRLAWAVYMEDKWLSLKHSRPTHINDLNWVVVQLLEEDFPEKHGDGDLKEGSSDIDNGKKIFINLIQLTMILSDIINQFYSMRAMLEITDVNQVLKLAKPLQLRLRTWYHSLPVELQMSSVQPRKLCSNGYLQLAYFATELTLHRKITTVIYQQTLAGTPPPKELISVCRTAAKTRLLASIEFVRDLKPEHIHSFWHSSSSSNFTLIGTFAAILFMSAPGKEEADFYRDQIYNYRWILKISSKGFDQVGEALAKLDLVLNHIPELLNDGVDMPMVVPNVPTVDYQRVNQQRQQGSGQPTTSYNPPQVPSQSQYSGQVPYNNGGVNSNPRMRAPAQQQYRLNSQHSAKGVGGLSPYTSPQNFTTPTYGQGG, from the exons aacaataatacTGGCAATAATAACAAGAATAGTAGTAATCTTGCCAGTCTAGATGAACAATACGCCTCAACCAAACCTTCGGACTTTGATCATTCTCCCAATAACTATCTTGACTCCAACTGGGCCTCGTCCCTTCTCATGGATCCAGGCTCAGAtatcttgtacaacttcGACTTACCACACAACAATAACACTAATAACAACACTACAACTGCTTCCACCAATTCTATCATCCATAAcattcaattccaaaataATATACATTCAGGTGCTATTCCCAGCAGCAGTGGAA GAGACTTTTCTGTGAACCGAGTAGGAGCCAGCTTTCAAGCTCAGTCTCAGAGTCAGACTATCTCATCCCTGGcatcaactccaacaacagcagtaTCGAAACCTACCAAACAAAGACGACCATGCGACAACTGTAGACGAAGGAAAACCAAGtgtgttcttcttccagatACGAACAACTGCGTTCAGTGCGAATCCAAGTCGCTCCAATGTACATACACCAGTCTGGCCATCAAGAGGAAGCCTACTGATATTGACGATGGCCCATCGAAGAGAAAGATGGACGTCAAGGGCGCCAACGATATAACAAACCCAAACTTGAGTCTCTTGCAGGGAGATCAATCCATAATAGTAGCGCCCAATGTTCCAATCCGCGACGTGGCACCCGTTCAAGACTACTCGGTAATGAATAACTcgctcttgaagaagacattaTCGTTACAATTCCCGAGATCTAGTTTCTACGTAGGACCAACTTCTTACTTGTATGATATCAATCTATTAAACTTAATAATAGATTCCCAGAATAACGCCAATAACAGCGGAGATAGTCCCAGCCGTGGTCCTTCTCCGAATAGCTCATCTGTGGGTAAGATAGGGCAAATTAACTTGAATAGTGCTATTTCCTTGAGAAAGGTGAGTGATAAGGCTCAGTTTGTACTCAAGGACGATCAGTCGCCCCAGTCCTATCAAACTATGTCAAATGATGTAGATACGATCGAAAAATTCATTGCCCCACACGGTCAGATCTTAATTGACCTTTACTTTAGAATCATTCATCCTTCCTACCCCATTTTGCATAAGAAggtcttcttggaaaagtatTCAAGAACACATAGAGAATTTAGTGCGCCACTCTTAGCTGCCGTGTACGTTTTGGCAATTCAATGGTGGGACTATGATCCTCAGTTGAATAAGTTCCCAAAACCCAACGTTGAAATGATTCTTAAGATCGGCCTCAACAATTACTTCTTGGAGATTTTGAAAAGGCCAAAGTTGAGTGCAGTTCAGGCCGgattattattgttgcAATGCAAGCATATCATTCAATCCAAAAAGTTGAGCAATAACAACGTTGGGACTGGACCAAACGCATCAGTGGGACCTTCTGCAATTGGAGATACTGACTATAGTGAATGGGTTTTGTGCTCTCAAGTTGTAGCTCTTGCAGAAGAATTGGGTCTTGGTTTGGACTGCAATAATTGGAAGTTGCCCAAATGGGAAAGAGGATTGCGAAAGAGATTAGCTTGGGCAGTTTACATGGAGGATAAATGGCTTTCCTTGAAGCATTCTAGACCTACGCATATCAATGACCTCAACTGGGTGGTTGTTCAGttattggaagaagattttcCTGAAAAACACGGTGATGGAGACCTCAAAGAGGGTTCTTCTGACATTGACAATGGCAAGAAGATTTTTATTAACTTAATTCAGTTGACGATGATATTATCTGATATCATTAATCAATTCTATTCAATGCGTGCGATGTTAGAAATCACTGATGTTAATCAAGTATTGAAATTGGCAAAACCGTTGCAATTGAGATTGAGGACATGGTATCATTCTCTTCCAGTCGAGCTTCAAATGAGCTCAGTTCAACCACGCAAACTATGTTCCAATGGTTATTTGCAGTTAGCTTATTTTGCTACTGAACTTACTTTGCATCGCAAAATCACCACCGTAATCTACCAGCAAACACTTGCAGGTACTCCTCCTCCGAAAGAATTGATTTCTGTTTGTCGTACTGCTGCAAAGACTAGATTATTGGCCTCGATTGAGTTTGTAAGAGACTTGAAACCAGAGCATATCCATTCTTTCTGGcattcttcatcttcctcCAATTTCACTCTCATTGGAACTTTTGCTGCTATTCTATTCATGTCTGCtccaggaaaagaagaagctgacTTCTATCGTGATCAAATATACAATTACAGAtggatcttgaagatatcatcTAAAggatttgatcaagttggagaagCTTTAGCAAAGTTAGATTTGGTCCTTAATCACATTCcagagttgttgaatgaTGGCGTAGATATGCCAATGGTAGTCCCAAATGTTCCCACAGTTGATTACCAAAGAGTCAATCAGCAAAGACAGCAAGGCTCAGGACAGCCTACCACATCCTATAATCCACCTCAAGTTCCTAGTCAATCTCAATACTCTGGACAAGTACCC TACAATAATGGAGGAGTTAACTCCAACCCCAGAATGAGAGCTCCTgctcaacaacaataccGGTTGAATAGTCAACATTCCGCAAAGGGCGTGGGTGGGTTATCTCCATACACCTCTCCTCAGAACTTCACAACTCCAACTTATGGACAAGGTGGA